A region of Nakaseomyces glabratus chromosome E, complete sequence DNA encodes the following proteins:
- the PLB3 gene encoding lysophospholipase (CAGL0E02321g~Putative phospholipase B; predicted GPI-anchor) — protein sequence MLPSLFLVLVLVLCSGSSGYSVADQYAPKLAYCPSDDINLVREASGLSQNETQWLQRRDVRTKEALHNFLQRATSSSQNFTQLFHRIFDAGMVPRIGIAVSGGGYRSMLTGAGILSAFDNRTRGAMDHGLGGILQSTTYMTGCSGGNWLVASLSWNNWTSVQDILDMNYDRKTARKQGKITKDPIWDLSDSIVSPGGLNIIKTARRWDHITNAVKAKQEAGFNTSLADVWGRALSYKFFPTLERGGIDYTWSSLRDSPIFQAGDMPLPITVADGRYPGSNAIALNATVFEFNPFEMGSWDPSLNAFTDVKYLGTNVTNGKPVAHTAKKCIEGFDNTAFIMGTSSNLFNQFLLRINSTHLPNFVTKWATNLLKSWAHEFNDVAVYNPNPFKDTRYVMENFSTSIVDSEHLYLVDGGEDDENVPLIPLLQRDRDLDIIFAIDNSADNKLQWPDGSSLVHTYERQFVLQGQKIAFPHIPDTNTFINLGLNKRPTFFGCNATNMTSLKYIPPLVVYYPNSEYSFNSNQSAFKLSYSRDQMANMISNGFEIATRNNFTDDPEFIGCIACAIMKRKQEALDLELPSECERCLARYCWDGTVDDTPLDELKQDVHHSFINPEEDKDGDGIDDYSDEDFTDDDVDDYHFFHYSNVDEIHHAATYTGKLLPTGAIDKGSNKPLINLSSKLGIPATSIAYAIVTFICTLSASLL from the coding sequence ATGCTTCCGTCTCTCTTCttggtgctggtgctggtgctgtGCTCGGGATCGAGCGGGTACTCCGTCGCTGATCAGTACGCCCCGAAGCTGGCGTACTGCCCCAGCGATGATATAAACCTGGTGCGAGAGGCCTCAGGGCTGTCCCAGAACGAGACTCAGTGGCTGCAAAGAAGAGACGTGCGCACAAAGGAAGCGCTGCATAACTTCTTGCAGCGCGCCACGTCCTCTTCGCAAAACTTCACGCAGCTGTTCCATCGCATATTCGACGCCGGGATGGTGCCGAGGATAGGGATCGCAGTGTCCGGCGGTGGCTACAGGTCGATGCTTACCGGTGCAGGTATACTGTCTGCATTCGACAACAGGACGCGCGGCGCCATGGATCACGGTCTCGGGGGCATTCTGCAGAGCACCACATACATGACAGGCTGCTCGGGCGGTAACTGGCTGGTCGCCTCGTTGTCCTGGAATAACTGGACCTCGGTACAGGATATCCTGGACATGAACTACGACCGCAAGACGGCTAGGAAACAGGGCAAAATCACTAAGGACCCTATATGGGACCTGAGCGACTCGATCGTGTCCCCAGGCGGTCTCAACATCATCAAGACCGCTCGTAGATGGGACCACATCACCAATGCAGTGAAGGCTAAACAGGAGGCCGGCTTCAACACATCGCTGGCAGACGTATGGGGCAGGGCCCTATCTTACAAGTTCTTCCCTACTTTGGAGAGAGGTGGTATTGATTACACTTGGTCCTCTCTGAGAGACTCTCCTATCTTCCAAGCAGGTGACATGCCTCTACCGATCACAGTGGCCGACGGCCGTTACCCAGGCTCCAACGCTATCGCACTGAACGCTACCGTCTTCGAGTTCAACCCATTCGAAATGGGCTCGTGGGATCCCTCACTAAACGCATTCACAGACGTCAAATACCTGGGGACAAATGTCACGAACGGTAAGCCAGTGGCTCACACGGCCAAAAAATGTATCGAAGGTTTTGATAATACAGCATTCATCATGGGTAcatcatcaaatttgtTCAACCAATTTTTACTAAGAATCAACTCCACACATTTACCTAATTTCGTCACCAAATGGGCAACAAACCTTCTAAAAAGTTGGGCTCATGAGTTCAACGACGTAGCAGTCTATAACCCCAACCCTTTCAAAGATACACGCTACGTGATGGAGAACTTCAGTACTAGTATCGTTGACAGCGAACACCTTTACTTGGTCGACGGtggtgaagatgatgagAATGTTCCATTAATCCCGTTATTGCAAAGAGACCGTGACTTGGATATTATCTTTGCTATTGATAATTCGGCAGATAACAAGCTGCAATGGCCTGATGGATCTTCTCTTGTTCACACATATGAAAGACAATTCGTTCTGCAAGGACAGAAAATCGCATTCCCACATATCCCCGATACCAATACTTTCATCAATCTCGGTTTAAATAAGAGACCAACGTTCTTTGGTTGCAATGCTACCAATATGACAAGCTTAAAATATATACCACCATTGGTTGTGTACTACCCAAACTCTGAATACTCCTTCAACAGCAATCAAAGTGCCTTTAAGCTCTCCTATTCTAGGGACCAAATGGCTAATATGATATCGAATGGGTTTGAGATAGCCACTAGGAATAATTTTACCGACGACCCAGAGTTCATAGGGTGCATAGCATGTGCCAtcatgaaaagaaaacaagaagCACTTGATCTAGAACTGCCATCAGAGTGTGAAAGGTGCTTAGCCAGGTATTGTTGGGACGGTACTGTGGATGACACACCACTAGATGAATTGAAACAAGATGTTCATCATTCCTTCATCAACCCAGAGGAGGATAAAGATGGTGATGGTATTGACGACTACTCAGATGAAGATTTTACAGACGATGACGTAGATGACTATCACTTCTTTCACTATTCAAATGTAGACGAGATTCACCATGCGGCAACATATACCGGCAAGCTTTTACCGACAGGAGCAATTGATAAAGGCTCAAACAAACCCTTGATAAATTTATCTTCGAAGCTAGGTATTCCTGCAACTTCCATTGCATATGCGATAGTGACATTCATTTGCACTTTATCCGCATCTTTATTATAG
- the ZEO1 gene encoding Zeo1p (CAGL0E02255g~Ortholog(s) have role in fungal-type cell wall organization and extrinsic component of plasma membrane, mitochondrial outer membrane localization), with protein MSAQELGKKVDETNEQVAAKVEESKEQLVDKVDEVKQGSEEAADNAKAQVEEAKENAAEAVEEAKEKTAEAVEDAKAKTEEAKDKAAKKVEEVKKDSKKDSKKSEKENKNFFSKFTKKISSFFN; from the coding sequence ATGTCTGCTCAAGAATTAGGTAAGAAGGTCGATGAAACCAACGAACAAGTCGCCGCCAAGGTCGAAGAATCCAAGGAACAATTGGTCGACAAGGTCGACGAAGTAAAGCAAGGTTCTGAGGAAGCTGCTGACAACGCCAAGGCtcaagttgaagaagccAAGGAAAACGCTGCTGAAGCTGTCGAAGAAGCTAAGGAAAAGACCGCTGAAGCTGTCGAAGACGCCAAGGCTAAGACCGAGGAAGCTAAGGACAAGGCCGCCAAGAAGGTCGAAGAAGTTAAGAAGGACTCCAAGAAGGACTCCAAGAAGTctgaaaaggaaaacaagAACTTCTTCTCCAAGTTCACCAAGAAgatctcttctttcttcaactaA
- the HTZ1 gene encoding histone H2AZ (CAGL0E02315g~Ortholog(s) have chromatin binding activity), whose protein sequence is MSGKMHGGKGKSGAKDGMRAQSSSARAGLQFPVGRIKRYLKRSASGKARVGSKAAIYLTAVLEYLTAEVLELAGNAAKDLKVKRITPRHLQLAIRGDDELDSLIRATIASGGVLPHINKALLLKVEMGKKNRN, encoded by the coding sequence ATGTCTGGTAAGATGCATGGAGGTAAAGGTAAGTCTGGTGCGAAGGATGGGATGCGTGCGCAGTCTAGTTCTGCGAGGGCTGGGTTACAGTTTCCTGTGGGAAGAATCAAGAGGTATTTGAAGAGGAGCGCCAGCGGTAAGGCGCGTGTGGGGTCTAAGGCTGCTATATATCTGACTGCGGTGTTGGAGTATCTGACTGCGGAAGTGCTAGAGCTGGCTGGTAATGCTGCCAAGGACCTGAAGGTGAAGAGAATCACGCCTAGACATTTGCAACTTGCGATCAGGGGTGACGACGAGCTGGATTCTCTGATCAGAGCCACTATCGCATCCGGTGGTGTGTTGCCACACATCAACAAGGCTCTGCTGTTGAAGGTAGAGATGGGTAAGAAGAACAGAAACTGA
- the MDY2 gene encoding Mdy2p (CAGL0E02167g~Ortholog(s) have role in cell morphogenesis involved in conjugation with cellular fusion, posttranslational protein targeting to endoplasmic reticulum membrane, protein insertion into ER membrane): MATPEFEFASKFLTLATLQEPKFAQNYQKPLKDVNSIGVALPALKYKYDPTRVSKQLPSGADATASVELTLKSIRPPKFTFTDKFGSDATVFTVKQRVVDEGHCRHIQSVKLLLKGKVLHDNMVLKDLGVSNAAITVMIAKEEEIKSTPPTIEARTPASVPWSDIQALLNNKVANADEAKTMFEQLQKGYELAQQSSTPQLD, encoded by the coding sequence ATGGCTACCCCAGAATTTGAATTTGCTAGCAAGTTTCTCACTCTTGCCACTTTGCAAGAGCCAAAGTTTGCGCAAAATTACCAGAAACCCTTGAAGGACGTTAACTCAATCGGTGTTGCGCTACCTGCTCTCAAGTACAAATACGATCCAACTCGAGTTAGCAAGCAATTACCTTCAGGTGCTGATGCCACCGCTTCTGTAGAGCTAACTTTGAAGAGTATCAGACCACCAAAGTTCACATTCACTGACAAGTTTGGTAGTGATGCCACTGTATTTACCGTTAAGCAAAGAGTGGTCGATGAGGGCCACTGTCGCCACATTCAATCCGTGAAGCTACTACTAAAGGGTAAAGTTCTACATGATAACATGGTTTTGAAGGACTTGGGTGTCTCAAATGCCGCCATAACTGTGATGATCGccaaggaagaagaaatcaagtCTACTCCACCAACAATTGAGGCCCGTACTCCAGCCTCTGTACCTTGGAGTGATATACAAGCTCTGTTGAACAATAAGGTTGCTAACGCTGATGAAGCCAAGACAATGTTTGAGCAGTTACAAAAAGGGTATGAACTAGCTCAGCAGAGCTCTACTCCTCAACTTGACTAA
- a CDS encoding uncharacterized protein (CAGL0E02211g~Protein of unknown function) has product MFDEVGIIAVIEVTMTSTPIANYPITQLPNYTNSIVKEIGVLFILKMDEVALTQTLKCFNFWRSQL; this is encoded by the coding sequence ATGTTCGATGAAGTTGGTATAATTGCAGTTATCGAAGTTACAATGACTAGTACGCCAATTGCCAATTACCCAATTACCCAATTACCCAATTACACGAATTCTATAGTGAAGGAAATTGGtgttctttttattttaaaaatggATGAAGTGGCTCTAACTCAGACGCTAAAATGCTTTAACTTTTGGCGATCACAGCTATGA
- the SHR5 gene encoding Shr5p (CAGL0E02189g~Ortholog(s) have palmitoyltransferase activity, role in protein palmitoylation, protein targeting to membrane and endoplasmic reticulum palmitoyltransferase complex, extrinsic component of endoplasmic reticulum membrane localization): protein MDSSTLQDGMVSTINSGTLSKQPTDMYTDLEDNENRFYTNSDVILEEGTLGSSLGRSSRRTHEKGEDVQDPVFFNVHEVTESYFADITNPTVFRDHDEDHSLCVTHFMNVYASQDSRLFEETRVVRIPRRFDMGNRWYPMFSDLLPGSEPGAILHDTDGLQFVPRGITQDGNVYGYSSVSPLSLYLTQQHFQEIVTTINDILLATYSTYGFYNILNIILEVFTLGLWSYVCKRINYALSIDPMKRLDVYVRELNASPAFVEAQIKLINPRDSGFLSLDFQIPKPKSISTQ from the coding sequence ATGGACAGCTCTACGTTGCAAGATGGGATGGTTAGCACCATCAACAGTGGCACGCTATCGAAGCAGCCAACAGATATGTATACCGATTTAGAGGATAATGAAAACAGATTTTATACTAATAGTGATGTGATCCTGGAGGAAGGGACGTTAGGCTCGTCGCTGGGGCGCTCTAGTCGGCGAACACATGAGAAAGGTGAGGATGTTCAGGATCCagttttcttcaatgttCATGAGGTGACAGAGTCATACTTTGCGGATATTACTAATCCTACTGTATTTAGGGACCATGATGAGGACCATAGCTTGTGTGTTACCCATTTCATGAACGTGTACGCTTCGCAGGACTCCAGACTGTTTGAGGAGACCCGCGTCGTAAGAATACCGAGGAGGTTCGATATGGGTAATAGGTGGTACCCTATGTTCAGCGACTTGCTGCCTGGATCAGAGCCCGGTGCCATATTACATGACACCGATGGGCTGCAATTCGTACCAAGGGGTATTACTCAGGATGGAAATGTATACGGCTATTCCAGTGTGTCGCCATTGTCTTTGTACTTAACACAGCAACATTTCCAGGAGATAGTCACTACGATAAACGACATACTACTTGCTACGTACTCCACGTACGGTTTCTATAACATATTAAACATTATATTAGAGGTATTCACGTTGGGGTTGTGGAGCTACGTGTGCAAAAGGATCAACTACGCATTATCCATTGATCCCATGAAAAGACTAGACGTCTATGTACGTGAGCTTAATGCTTCCCCTGCATTTGTTGAGGCCCAGATCAAATTGATCAACCCAAGAGACTCAGGTTTCCTGTCTTTAGACTTCCAAATACCGAAACCTAAAAGCATAAGCACGCAATAA
- the HRD1 gene encoding E3 ubiquitin-protein ligase HRD1 (CAGL0E02299g~Ortholog(s) have ubiquitin-protein transferase activity), translating into MLTAIHKREFLIFTAITYVLTIYCVISACQSSVSFLQIALKLSEGFNILIITVFTLLNSTLLWQFLTSMLFGELRIIEHEHIFERLPFAVINTIFMFSTFNEKYFFTLATCALVLLYMKVFHWILRDRLDLLLQGINEDTRWKDLLVNRYICNLLLLVVIDSYVISFCVSTAYNIASSIFTAGTNSIVLGGGSPLTQRALIYIMQAMEFTNLMIDLVNLILNTGLQFYEFHLSRKFSQNNPTFNSISAEDADTESEDGDSQFNGLEGKFMYEKLIDVVTRFLQTLVHVVMAMVLNLPLMLVKDIFVDVWVLYMNSKSLLAIWKNSKQLDTKLPTMTSDDLNNDPNFDNVCIVCMDELVSENPHHHQSDGKKPKKLPCGHVLHLSCLKNWMERSQTCPICRLPVFDENGEILAPSSANVSQTNLNPGENPDQRDEADDELEDDTSIADLPITDNISAIPLTSDYPFSIRNVGQEVCKELGGTSEEMTHDVDEEILEFEIEDSTTGRALPARMTIKKRSHTNKVSVPSESIIASHPEQDNNEKMHNM; encoded by the coding sequence ATGTTGACGGCTATACACAAGCGGGAGTTTCTGATTTTTACTGCCATCACGTATGTGCTGACGATATACTGTGTTATATCGGCTTGTCAGAGCAGTGTGTCCTTCTTGCAGATAGCTCTGAAGCTGTCTGAAGGGTTCAATATACTGATTATAACTGTGTTCACGTTGCTGAACTCGACACTGCTGTGGCAGTTCCTGACGAGCATGCTGTTTGGGGAACTGCGCATTATAGAACATGAGCATATCTTCGAGAGATTGCCTTTCGCAGTGATAAACACTATATTCATGTTTTCCACTTTCAATGAGAAGTACTTCTTCACATTGGCCACATGCGCATTGGTGTTGCTATACATGAAGGTGTTCCATTGGATTTTAAGGGATAGGCTGGACCTGTTGTTGCAAGGAATCAATGAGGATACCAGATGGAAGGATTTGCTAGTGAACCGGTACATTTGTAACTTGCTGTTGCTTGTGGTAATTGACTCTTACGTGATTTCGTTCTGTGTCTCCACGGCTTACAACATTGCAAGTTCGATCTTCACGGCTGGCACCAATTCCATCGTCCTCGGCGGAGGTTCCCCTCTCACACAGAGAGCATTAATCTACATCATGCAAGCCATGGAGTTCACAAACTTGATGATAGACCTAGTTAACTTGATATTGAACACTGGACTACAATTTTACGAATTTCACTTGTCGAGAAAGTTCTCACAGAATAACCCTACATTCAACTCCATATCTGCTGAAGATGCTGACACAGAATCTGAAGACGGTGACTCCCAATTCAATGGGTTAGAAGGTAAATTCATGTATGAGAAACTGATTGATGTTGTAACAAGGTTTTTGCAGACATTGGTTCATGTAGTGATGGCGATGGTACTCAATTTGCCTTTGATGCTAGTGAAGGACATATTCGTCGACGTATGGGTCCTTTATATGAACTCTAAGTCCTTGTTGGCGATCTGGAAAAATAGTAAACAACTGGATACAAAACTCCCAACTATGACTAGTGACGATTTGAATAACGATCCTAACTTCGACAATGTTTGCATTGTCTGTATGGATGAGCTTGTGTCAGAGAACCCTCACCATCATCAAAGTGATGGCAAAAAACCAAAGAAACTACCATGTGGTCATGTTTTACATCTTTCTTGTCTAAAAAATTGGATGGAAAGATCACAAACATGTCCAATTTGTAGATTGCCTGTgtttgatgaaaatggtgaGATTCTAGCACCATCTTCCGCCAATGTATCACAGACAAATTTAAACCCTGGTGAAAATCCAGATCAACGAGATGAGGCAGACGACGAATTAGAGGACGACACTTCTATTGCTGATTTACCAATAACAGATAATATCAGTGCTATACCATTGACATCGGATTATCCTTTCTCAATAAGAAATGTTGGTCAAGAAGTCTGTAAAGAGCTTGGAGGAACCTCAGAAGAGATGACACACGATGTGGACGAGGAAATCTTGGAATTTGAAATCGAAGATTCTACAACGGGGAGAGCACTGCCCGCAAGAATGacgataaagaaaagatctCATACTAATAAAGTCTCTGTTCCTAGTGAATCCATAATAGCAAGCCATCCCGAACAAGACAATAACGAAAAAATGCATAACatgtaa
- the PCL1 gene encoding Pcl1p (CAGL0E02233g~Protein of unknown function): MSEYKKALHVLMKSPVTDDIVKYLTNVTLKVLPQSNYPSPPSSPSRHSKEHLPSLMTFITRLVRYTNVYTPTLLATVCYLNKLKRILPKDATGLPSTIHRLFLACLILSSKCHNDSSPKNVHWARYTDGLFSLEDINLMERQLLQLLNWDINVSEDDLILDLRPLLEPIKEDLQRSYLQRKRIYSNNQQKVSAGAYHSYNYTKGHNYTNSNSYNSYNSYNSYNKLQSKYVPKSELYHHRNISVSSNLSSTSTLVDRNSPPHNYVYV, translated from the coding sequence ATGAGCGAATACAAGAAAGCTTTGCATGTTCTTATGAAGTCGCCAGTCACTGACGATATAGTGAAGTACTTGACCAATGTTACGCTGAAAGTGCTTCCACAGAGCAACTACCCATCGCCTCCAAGCTCGCCATCTAGACACTCCAAGGAGCATTTGCCAAGCTTGATGACCTTCATTACCAGACTGGTCAGATACACAAACGTTTACACGCCCACATTGCTGGCTACTGTCTGCTACTTGAACAAGCTGAAGAGAATCCTGCCAAAGGATGCTACTGGTCTACCATCCACCATCCACCGTCTATTTCTAGCGTGTCTAATTCTAAGCTCGAAGTGCCACAACGACTCTTCCCCTAAGAACGTCCATTGGGCTCGTTACACCGACGGTCTGTTCAGTCTCGAAGACATCAACCTAATGGAAAGACAACTGTTACAGTTGCTAAACTGGGACATCAATGTCTCCGAGGATGACTTGATTCTTGATCTAAGACCACTGCTGGAACCAATCAAGGAAGATTTGCAAAGGTCGTACTTgcaaagaaagagaatcTACTCAAACAACCAACAAAAGGTAAGCGCAGGCGCATACCACAGTTACAACTACACTAAGGGCCACAATTACACGAATAGCAACAGCTACAACAGTTACAACAGTTACAACAGTTACAACAAGCTCCAGAGCAAATACGTACCAAAGAGTGAGCTATACCATCACAGAAACATTAGTGTTTCGTCTAACCTAAGTTCAACTTCAACGCTAGTGGATAGAAACTCACCACCACACAATTACGTGTACGTATAA